In the genome of Mercurialis annua linkage group LG8, ddMerAnnu1.2, whole genome shotgun sequence, the window gttatgggttgtacaagcccaatgtgattaagtgattaattatatatatatataattcgtaatatatatatatatatatatatatattaataaatatatatattaattcgaaatttaaggatatgtattttccttaatttattatttttggaaaataataaatatagtaattaatatatatggataattatcaaaaaagagtttttgataaacataaatttgtagaattgcaatgagattgaaattcaaatttgtctcaaaccctagtgttatttatcactataaatactcattaagcagttggtttgagaatcacgaaattcattattcactaaatcactaaaattcgaaattgcttgtgaagcaatagtgctagcacacaagcactagttttggctaaggtctgttcgtgtggatactcgtagaggacgcattcttttggaggcgtttctgatccgaggccaggtatcaccaaagtgaaccacctccttccttcctacattgctgttgaattcgacatacaagtaagtaattattctgttaattcgaattacatggatcttggtttgggtttttagataaatttttgaaattccgctgcgttatgaacccaTAAAACCCAACATTCCAATCCAATTCCACTTAATGAGgtattttcttcttttccttcTAAGGTTACCCCATCTATGAACTCACTCTTATGCCCCCCCTATTACTGATAAGGATATTATGCCACTTTTTCCATTAACCCTAATAAAGCCCCAGGGAGTGATGGTTTCACTAGTCTATTTTTTCAACACTTCTGGTCATTAGTTGCTTTTGATGTGTCTTCTTCAATTAAATACTTTTTTAGGGGAGACCACATGTTAAGCAATTTTAATCATACCCTTATTGCTTTAATTCCTAagaaccctaatcctcaaatagTAGCAGATTCCAGACCTATAAATTTGTGCTCTGTTTACTATAAAATTATCTCTAAAATATTAACTCACAGACTTCAACGTATGTTGCCAGCTATCTTATCTTCTACTCAAAATGCATTCACTAAAGGTAGGGCCATATCTGATAACATTTTGATTGTTCATGAAGTCATGCATTACTTAAAGACTAAGGCTTCTGGTAAAAACCACTTTATGGCTTTGAGATTGGACGTGAGTAAGGCATATGATAGATTAGAATGGGGTTATATTAAGGCCATGCTTATCAAATGGGGTTTTTGTCATCACTGGGTATCTTGGATTATGGAATGTATTTCTACTGTCTCTTTTCCCATTCGTATTAATGGAGTGAATCATGGTTATTTCAAACCTACTAGAGGATTGAGACAAGGATATCCTTTATCTCCTTTGCTTTATGTCTTATGTTCTGAAGGTCTTAGTCATATTATCCACGATGCAGCTATGTCTAAGAGTTTAACTAGTATTAAGATTACTCATAGATGCCCCTCGATTACCCACCTTCTTTTTGCCGATGACACAATAATATTCTCCAAAGCCACTCTTTCTCATATCAGTTTTATTAAAAACCTCCTGAACCTATATAGTTTAATGAGTGGACAACACATTAACTATAGTAAGTCCTTTGTGTTCTTTAATAGGGATGTTGAGGAGTTCCAAGCTCaattattttcagattttctAGGGATCTCACAACATACTTCTCAAGGAAAATACAGAGGATTACCTTTTCAGATTTTAAGATCTAAGAATAGGACTTTTGCTGGAATAGTTAACCAAATTGCGACTCGCCTACATTCCTGGAAACAAGTATTTTTATCCTCTGCCGGCAAAGAAATATTAATTAAGGCAGTCGCTACAACCATCCTTGTCTATGTGATGATGTGTTTTGCTATTCCTAAATCTCTCTGCCATCGTATCAATCAGTTAATTCGGCAATTTTGGTGGGGACAGCAAATAGATGAGAATAAAATGTGTTGGATAGCTTGGGAGAAGTTGTGCCACAGTAAATGGGGAGGTGGTCTAGGGTTTAAATATTTAGAGGCTTTTAACCAAGCTTTACTTGCAAATTAAGTTTGGCGTATTCTAAGAAACCCTAATTCTTTACTATATAAGTTATATAAAGGAAAATATTTCCATACAACCACTTTTTTCTCAGCTTCTTTGGGTCATAGACCTTCCAGGGGTTGGAAAAGTCTGAGGTGGGGTTTTCAATTGCTTCAAAAAGGCCTCCGATGGAATGTATCCACTAGTCAATCTATCAATTGTTTGGAGGATCTGTGGATACCTGGTTCCTATCCTTTTCTACCTCACCGTATTCACTCAGCCCTCACAGACCCATATACTGTTTCCACCTTCATTAATTCTTCTTCGCGTTCATGGAATCAGCAGCTTTTACAGGCTTATTTTGAAGCAGATGATGTGGCAAAAATTCTATCCATTCCCCTTTCTTATTGGCCTGACAAAGATATCTTGGTTTGGCACTTCCACCCATCAGGCCAATACTCTGTCAAATCAGGGTACTATGTGGCGTTTCATCAGCAATACCGAGAATTTGATTCTCTTATTCCATCCATGTCCAAAAAGGATTGGCAATTTCTCTGGCAAATTCCAATTCCgcataaaattcaaattttcatttgGAGATGTCTACATAATGGTCTTCCTTCAGTAGAAAATTTGAACTTCAGACTAAACTTACATCAAAAATGTGTGTTCTGTGATCAAGAGGAATCTGTGGTGCATATATTATTCCATTGCGAGCGAGCATTACAAATATGGTTTGCTTCCCCTCTtagtttttgcttaaattgggaAGCCAGTCATTCTTTTGTGGTTCAATGGAAATCTATCATCTCCAGGTTATCTGCATTGGGTAATATTTCCtctatttctttattttgtttccaCCTCTTGTATATTTGGAAGTCTCgaatttctcttctttttcgaTTACAAACTATAGTAGTTTCAGAGGTTATTCTTTTTAGCATGGACGCACATCGGGAGTTTGAAGACAGTCTTAAAGGTAATACCACATCCCACCCAACTCAGACTTATGTTCCAAGGAATCCTCCTTTGTTACCAGCTTTTCCTTTGGATACTATTCACATCACTTATCATGCAGCTACTGCTAAGAATCATGATTTTGGGGTGGCTGGGGTAATAGCAAAAAAATTTCAACTTCAaactatttcaaaattttccGTGGTGTTCCGTCATATCTGCGATCCAGGAATTTTGGAATTATTAGTTTTACGAGAAGCAATGAATTGGGCTCAAAGCAACAATTGGAAGAAAGTCTGTTTTAAAGGTGACGCCATCCAAGTTTCTactattataaattcaaaaacatgCACTAATTTATTACGGCAAGATATTTGTGAAGATATATGGCATCTACAACAAGCCTTTGACATATCGTCCTTCCATTACATTCCCCGATCCCTCAACACACAAATGGGCACAAATGGTTAAGGCTTCTATTCTTTCGTTTTAGAATTAGAagaatttttttgttgtttggtCTCCGTATCTATCTACTGGATAAAAAAATAGTagtatatgaattttaaattgaatgttTTCAAGCTGTAAAGTTGTTCTCTGCGGGTGTTCATGTACTTGTCGTGCTTTCACATTGACACAACTATAAAGTCTAAGGTTATTGTCGCCACTACACTTTATTTTCTAGTAAAACTTTTTGTAGCTTAAATGATTAGAAAATGTTTAATTGACATAACAGTTCTGTTATGTAGTGGTTGTCTGTGACCTAAAAACAGTTTTGTAATTGGCTAACCGAACATTATAATAAATTCAGTATTAGTaactctaaattattttttactgCAGATTCTATATCTAGAAAGAGAGGTAGAGGTCCTACTAGAGGAAAGGAGTTACAAAGATTAATTGATGCAGCAAATAAAAAGCCGGAAATTGTTATTGATCCCATTTAAAGTAGACCATTCGATACGGtgcaaacatttcaatttttttagcgatttaagtcaaacgtttacaaacattacgaaacaaatccaaacatttccccattttagcgatttataccaaacgttaaaacgttacgaaacaaatccaaacggttcacctttttagtgatttaagccaaacatttacaaacgttacgaaataaaaccaagtgtttcatctttttagcaatataatttaaaggtttataaatgtttcgaaacaaatccaaacttttcacctttttagcgatttaagccaagcatttacaaacggtacgaaacaaatccaaacatttcacctttttagtgatttaagccaaacgtttacaaacgttatggaaaaaaactaaacctttcccctttttagcgatttaagccaaacgtttacaaactttacgaaaaaatctaaacgtttcacctttttagcgatttaagccaaacatttacaagcgttacgaaacgaaaccatacatttaaaacgttaccaaacaaattcaaacgtttcacattgttagcgaattaagccaaacgtttacaaacgtttcgaaacaaaaccaagcgttactcctttttagcaaattaagccaaaagttcacaaacattacaaaacaaatccaagcgttgcacctttttagcaattttagccaaaagtttacaaacgttacgaaacaaagcgatttaagccaaacatttacaaacgttacgaagcaaaaccaaacgtttaaaacgttacgaaacaaattcaaacgtttttcatttttagcgatttaagccaaacgtttcaaaacggtatgaaacaaaaccaagcctttgacttttttagcaatttaagtcaaacgttcacaaacattacgaaaaaaaatctaagcgtttcccctttttagcaattttggccaaacgtttacatacgttacggaacaaaaccaatcatttcacctttttagcgatttaatccaaacgtttacaaacgttataaaacaaatcaaaccgtttccccaattcagcgatttaagccaaacgtttaaaatgttacgaaacaaatccaaacggttcaccttttcattgatttaagccaaacgttacgaaacaaatccaaacgtttcgcatttttagcgattgaattaaaacgtttacacacgttatgaaacaaatccaaacgtttcccatatcaattaagccaaatatttacaaacgttacgaaacaaaaccaagcgtttcacctttttagcaatataagctaaacgtttataaacgttacgaaacaaatccaaacttttcagctttttagagatttaagtcaaacgttaacaaacggtacgaaacaaatccaaacatttcacctttttagtgatttaagccaaacgtttacaaacgctatgaaaaaaaaaccaaacctttcctctttttagcgatttaagccaaacgtttacaaactttatgaaaaatctaaacgtttcacctttttagcgatttaagccaaacatttccaagcgttacgaaacaaaatcaaacgtttaaaacattaccaaacaaattcaaatgtttcacaattttagcaaattaagccaaacgtttacaaacgttacgaaacaaaaccaagcgttacacctttttagcaaattaagccaaaagttcacaaacattacaaaacaaatccaagcgtttcatctttttagcaattatagccaaacttttaccaacgttacgaaacaaagggatttaagccaaacgtttacaaacgttacgaaaaaaaaccaaacgtttgaaaacattacgaaataaattcaaacgtttttcatttttagcgatttaagccaaacgtttccaaaaggtatgaaacaaaaccaagcgtttcacctttttagcaatttaagccaaattttcacaaacatcataaaaaaatccaagcgtttcaccttttagcaatttaagccaaacgtttacaaacattacgaaacaaaaccaattgtttcacctttttagcgatttaagccaaacatttacaaacgttacgaaacgaatccaaatttcccatttcggcgatttaagccaaacttttaaatctttacgaaacaaatccaaatggttaacctctttagtgatttaaaaccaaacgtttacataacttacaaaacaaatccaaacgtttcacatttttagcgattgaattaAAACgattacacacgttatgaaacaaatccaaacgtttcccatataaatttaagccaaatatttaaaaacgtaacgaaacaaaaccaagcgtttcatctttttagcaatataagctaaacatttataaacgttacgaaacaaatccaaacctttcacttttttagcgatttaagcaaaacgtttacaaacggtacgaaacaaatccaaaccttgaacctttttagttatttaagccaaacttttacaaaagctatgaaaaaaaaccaaacctttccccttttcagcgatttaagccaaacgtttacacacgttacgaaaaaatccaaatgtttcacccttttagcgatttaaggcaaacatttacaagcgttacgaaacaaaaccaaacgtttaaaacgttaccaaacaaattcaaacgtttcacaattttagcgaattaagtcaaaattttacaaacattacaaaacaaaaccaagcgtttcacctttttagcaaatcaagccaaaagttcacaaacattacaaaacaaatccaagcatttcacctttttagcaattttagctaaacgtttacaaacgttacgaaacaaagcaatttaagccaaacgtttacaaacgttacgaaaaaaaaccaaacgtttaaaacattacgaaataaattcaaacgtttttcatttttagcgatttaagccaaaagtttccaaaaggtatgaaacaaaaccaagcgtttcacctttttagcaatttaagccaaatgttcacaaacattataaaaaaaatccaagcgtttcaccttttagcaatttaagccaaacatttacaaacgttacgaaaccgtttcacctttttaacgatttaagccaaacgtttacaaacgttacgaaacaaatccaaacattttcccatttcggcgatttaagctaaacttttaaaactttacgaaacaaatccaaatggttaacctttttagtgatttaaaccaaacgtttagaaacgttacgaaacaaatccaaacgtttcacatttttagcgattgaattaAAACgattacacacgttatgaaacaaatccaaacgtttcccatatcaatttaagccaaatatttacaaacgttacgaaacaaaaccaagcgtttcacctttttagcaatataagctaaacgtttataaacgttacgaaacaaatccaaacctttcacctttttagcgatttgagccaaacgtttacaaacggtacgaaacaaatccaaacgttgaacctttttagttatttaagccaaacctttacaaacgctatgaaaaaaaaccaaacctttccccttttcagcgaattaagccaaacgtttacacacgttacgaaaaaatccaaacgtttcacccttttagcgatttaaggcaaacatttacaagcgatacgaaataaaaccaaacgtttaaaacgttaccaaacaaattcaaacgtttcacaattttagcgaattaagtcaaaattttacaaacattacaaaacaaaaccaagcgtttcacctttttagcaaatcaagccaaaagtttacaaacattacaaaacaaatccaagcgtttcacctttttagcaattttagctaaacgttttcaaatgttacgaaacaaagcaatttaagccaaacgtttacaaacgttacgaaacaaaaccaaacgttttaaacgttgcgaaacaaaaccaaacgttttaaacgttaccaaacaaattcaaatgttttccatttttagcgatttaagccaaacatttacaaacgttacgaaacaaaaccaatcgtttcacctttttagaaatttaagccaaatgttcacaaacattacaaaagaaatccaagcgtttcaccttgttagcaatttaagcaaaacgtttacaaacgttacgaaacaaatccaagcgtttcacctttttagcaatttaagccaaatgtttacaaacgttacgaaacaaatccaaacgtttcacatttttagcgattaaagccaaacgtttacaaactttacgaaactaatccaaaccgttcacctttttagctgtataagccaaatatgtaaaaaggttatgaaacaaacccaaatgtttcacatttttattgatttaagccaaaattttataaacgttgcgaaacaaaaccaagcgtttcacctttttagcaatataacccaaacgtttacaaacattacgaaataaatccaagcgtttcacctttttagcaatttaagcaaaacgtttacaaacgttacgaaacaaatccaaacatttcccctttttagtgatttaagacatacgtttacaaacgttacgaaacaaatccaaacgtttcccatatcaatttaagcctaatatttacaaacgttacgaaacaaaaccaagtgtttcaccattttagcaatataagctaaacgtttataaactttacgaaacaaatccaaacttatcacctttttagcgatttaagccaaacgtttacaaacggtacgaaacaaatccaaacgtttacctttttagtgatttaagacaaacatttaaaaactctttgaaaaaaaaactaaacctttcccctttttagcgatttaagccaaactttacgaaaaaaatctaaacgtttcacctttttagcaatttaagccaaacatttacaagcgttacgaaacaaaaccaaaagtttaaaacgttaccaaacggGACCTTACTTATTCTGTTCagggaacaaattcaaatgtttcacatttttagcgaattaagccaaacgggACCTTACTTATTCTGTTCagggaacaaattcaaatgttacacctttttagcaaattaagccaaaagttcacaaacattacaaaacaaatccaagcgtttcacctttttagcaattttagccaaacgtttacaaacgttaagcgatttaagccaaacatttataaacgttacgaaacaaaacaaaacgtttaaaacgttacgaaacaaattcaaacgttttccatttttagcgatttaagccaaacgttttcaaaaggtatgaaacaaaaccaagtctttcacctttttaacaatttaagcctaatgttcacaaacattaccaaacaaatctaagcgtttcccctttttagcaatttaagccaaacgtttacatacattacgaaacaaaaccaatcgtttcacctttttagcgatttaagccaaacgtttacaaacgttatgaaacaaatccaatagtttccccatttcagcgatttaagccaaacgtttgaaacgttacgaaacaaatccaaacggttccccttttcattgatttaaaccaaacgtttacaaacgttacgaaacaaattcaaacgtttcacttttgtagcgattgaattaaaacatttacacacgttatgaaataaatccaaacgtttaacctatttagcgatttaagccaaacgtttacaaacgttacgaagcaaaacgaagtgtttcacctttttagcaatataagcgaaatgtttatcaacgttacgaaacaaatccaaacttttcacctttttagagatttaagccaaacgttaacaaacattacgaaacaaatccaaacggttcacctttttagtgatttaagccaaacgtttacaaacgttacgaaacaaatccaaacgtttcagatttttagcgattgaactaatacatttacaaacgttacgaaacaaatccaaacgtttcccatatcaatttaagccaaatatttacaaacgttacgaaacaaaaccaagcttttcatctttttagcaatataagctaaaggtttataaacgttacgaaacaaatccaaacttttcacctttttagcgatttaagccaaacgtttacaaacggtacgaaacaaatccaaacgtttcccctttttagtgatttaagccaaacatttacaaacgctatgaaaacaaaaactaaacctttcccctttttagcgatttaagccaaacgtttacaaactttacgaaaaaatctaaacgttccacctttttagcgatttaagccaaatatttacaagcgttacgaaacaaaaccaaacgtataaaacgttaccaaacaaattcaaacgtttcccatttttagcgaattaagccaaacgtttacaaaagttacgaaacaaaaccaagcgttacacctttttagcaaattaagccaaaagttcacaaacattacaaaacaaatccaagcgtttcacctttttggcaattttagccacacgtttacaaacgttacgaaataaagcgatttaagccaaacatttacaaacgttacgaagcaaaaccaaacgtttaaaacattacgaaacaaattcaaatgttttccatttttagcaatttaagccaaacgtttccaaaaggtatgaaacaaaaccaagcctttcacctttttaacaatttaagcctaatgttcacaaacattacgaaacaaatctaagcgtttcccctttttagcaatttaagccaaacgtttacatacattacgaaacaaaaccaatcgtttcacctttttagcgatttaagcaaaacgtttacaaatgttacgaaacaaatccaatcgtttccccatttcagcgatttaagccaaatgtttgaaacgttacgaaacaaatccaaacggttcaccttttcattgatttaaaccaaacgtttacaaacgttatgaaacaaattcaaacgtttcacttttgtagcgattaaattaaaacgtttacacacgttatgaaataaatccaaatgtttcccatatcaatttaagccaaatatttacaaacgttatgaagcaaaaccaagcgtttcacctttttagcaatgtaagcgaaacgtttataaacgttacgaaacaaatccaaactttacacctttttagcgatttaagtcaaatgttaacaaacggtatgaaacaaatccaaacgtttcacctttttagtgatttaagccaaacgtttacaaatgctatgaaaagaaaccaaacctttcctctttttagcgatttaagccaaacgtttacaaacgttacgaaaaaatataaacgtttcacctttttagcgatttaagccaaacatttacaaacgttactaatcaaaaccaaacgtttaaaacgttaccaaacaaattcaaacgtttaatctttttagcgaattaagccaaacgttgacaaactttacgaaacaaaaccaagtgttactcctttttagaaaattaatcaaaaagttcacaaacattacaaaacaaatccaagtgtttcacctttttagtaattttagccaaacgtttaccaacgctacgaaacacagcgatttaagccaaacgtttacaaacgttatgaaacaaaaccaaacgtttaaaacgttacgaaacaaattcaaacgttttccatttttagcgatttaagccaaatgtttgcaaaatatataaaacaaaacaaagcgtttcacctttttagcaatttaagccaaatgttcacaaacattacaaaaaaatccaagcgtttcaccttttagcaatttaagccaaacgtttacaaacattacgaaacaaaaccaactgtttcacctttttagctatttaagccaaacgtttacaaacgttacgaaacaaatccaaacatttccccattttggcgatttaagccaaacgtttaaaacgttaagaaacaaatccaaacggttcacttttttagtgatttaaaccaaacgtttacaaaagttacgaaagaaatcaaaacgtttcacatttttagtgattcaattAAAACGATTATacatgttatgaaacaaatccaaacgtttcccatataaatttaagcaaaatatttacaaacgttacgaaacaaagccaaacgtttcacctttttagtgatttaagccaaacgtttacaaactctatgaaaaaaaaaccaaacctttcctctttttagcgatttaagccaaacgtttacaaacgttacgaaaaaatctaaacgtttcacctttttagcgatttaagccaaacatttacaagcgttacgaaacaaaaccaaatgtttaaaatgttaccaaacaaattcaaacctttcccatttttagcgaattaagccaaacgtttacaaacgttacgaaacaaaaccaagcgttacacctttttagcaaattaagccaaaagttcacaaacattacaaaacgaatccaagcgtttcacctttacaaacgctaagcgatttaagccaaacatttacaatcattacgaaacaaaaccaaacgttgaaaacgttacgaaacaaattcaaaccttttccatttttagcgatttaagccaaacgtttccaaaaggtatgaaacaaaaccaagcctttcacctttttagcaatttaagctaaatgttcacaaacattacaaaaaaatccaagcgtttcaccatttagcaatttaagccaaacgtttacaaacgttgcgaaataaaaccaatcgtttcacctttttagtgatttaagccaaatgtttacaaacgttacaaaacaaatccaaacatttcccatttcggcgatttaagccaaacttttaaaacgttacgaaacaaatccaaacggttcacctttttagtgatttaaaccaaacgtttacaaacgttacgaaacaaaaccaagcgcttcaactttttagcaaattaagctaaacgtttataaacgttacgaaataaatccaaacttttcacctttttagcgatttaagccaaacgtttacaaacggtgcaaaacaaattcaaacgattcacctttttagtgatttaagccaaacgtttacaaacgttacgaatccaatccaagtgtttcacctttttagcaat includes:
- the LOC126661686 gene encoding uncharacterized protein LOC126661686; this translates as MNHMIRACRHRMENEGKNIYFPRGQPLPYGLWLSAASLIRSSKVVNKSEHAAHFKRGPSPRRAMVQSSSIRPTNSKMKQKMVREEEDGCMLQCSYSAIVLIPYEVVADNTSAGLTPQPLLQPLLTKGIFDFATGQVLNPEFGSCSKLVKRPLPGFETSTKFKYRKLGPIFLPPHLIKILSPRLKAKYQQPDKVPILTELEQVEVCLDLLYRNDPRNPNAAAEWSQSYQKEIESLFQDVCMADYTLPLSFSSFIPVGTKPPLVSKSLAITSTWKKLPRHLQLNHIVSPEPLEPISGAKRKLAEADEDSHYQHKSSKLTLENQNLSPLDTSGLAFEFDPYSFFRVPDLVFLMDTKHQVNKTNGLAKKLGFSNIFCIDPIGTAGGLCLLWNSSVNLTINLSDSFFIACSITGQGFTFGLICFYLSTKQSVREGKSFKQSLSQAYIFVGDFNDCVSPEEKNGGLPFDFAKHITFQDFINDLSMRSHPHCIQERLDRCLANIEWMNFYKHAQVLHLEDIGSDHCVMLLNFDTSIKRPPKHFHFDKNWVTNDQIQTIIMHTWQQQQLTGSLIHFEFQLCKARLQEETFWRQKSRKIWLHLGDNNTKYFHASTKQRHRKNTIRGIMDSQQVWHYDSSSIEQVILQHFKEQYATSMGDHMLSNFNHTLIALIPKNPNPQIVADSRPINLCSVYYKIISKILTHRLQRMLPAILSSTQNAFTKGRAISDNILIVHEVMHYLKTKASGKNHFMALRLDVSKAYDRLEWGYIKAMLIKWGFCHHWVSWIMECISTVSFPIRINGVNHGYFKPTRGLRQGYPLSPLLYVLCSEGLSHIIHDAAMSKSLTSIKITHRCPSITHLLFADDTIIFSKATLSHISFIKNLLNLYSLMSGQHINYSKSFVFFNRDVEEFQAQLFSDFLGISQHTSQGKYRGLPFQILRSKNRTFAGIVNQIATRLHSWKQVFLSSAGKEILIKAVATTILVYVMMCFAIPKSLCHRINQLIRQFWWGQQIDENKMCWIAWEKLCHTSLGHRPSRGWKSLRWGFQLLQKGLRWNVSTSQSINCLEDLWIPGSYPFLPHRIHSALTDPYTVSTFINSSSRSWNQQLLQAYFEADDVAKILSIPLSYWPDKDILVWHFHPSGQYSVKSGYYVAFHQQYREFDSLIPSMSKKDWQFLWQIPIPHKIQIFIWRCLHNGLPSVENLNFRLNLHQKCVFCDQEESVVHILFHCERALQIWFASPLSFCLNWEASHSFVVQWKSIISRLSALGNISSISLFCFHLLYIWKSRISLLFRLQTIVVSEVILFSMDAHREFEDSLKGNTTSHPTQTYVPRNPPLLPAFPLDTIHITYHAATAKNHDFGVAGVIAKKFQLQTISKFSVVFRHICDPGILELLVLREAMNWAQSNNWKKVCFKGDAIQVSTIINSKTCTNLLRQDICEDIWHLQQAFDISSFHYIPRSLNTQMGTNDSISRKRGRGPTRGKELQRLIDAANKKPEIVIDPI